One genomic segment of Paenibacillus durus includes these proteins:
- a CDS encoding MFS transporter yields MSEKMKRVFAFTAIVLGFFMALLDTTIVNIALPEMTKHFGGSVSGISWVMNGYNLAFAVLILTASRLADQFGRRKVFLIGIALFTLSSLLAGFAPSLGALIVLRIIQGLAGAIIVPVTIPLTTTTFPRELHGAIIGIWGAVSGLAAASGPALGGMLMEKLNWQWIFFVNVPLGVLSVILTLVFIGESKDASAGRRVDFAGTLFITVSMFCLVYGLIRVKDWGWTSAAILLFFAAGLLFLLLFLYAERKGAEPMLPLELLKIKVFNGAALTLLIVGAGLMNISLLTSFFLMRIMAMTDLKAGLILSMMAVGATLTSAISGPLSGKYGSRWFASVGILVLAGATYSLGGLSSSSPVSGILLRLALAGIGVGLTMAPVMSAAVRNVPEEKVGISSGVINMTKALGSVLGVAIIVTALQQNLDDKMGVARSSAVQMIRTDAKLLPQVKEALTASLQSADSGGEGGTASPPAPESAAAAVGAQLRAAASKLAPAQREALEQAVPAQLREAEALVGRIGAEMKEAAVKGFSRTFALASLLLLPGVAFALISDRSPRRSEREIPAAEKGTLL; encoded by the coding sequence ATGAGCGAAAAAATGAAGAGGGTGTTTGCGTTCACAGCTATCGTGCTGGGGTTCTTTATGGCGCTGCTGGATACGACGATCGTCAACATCGCCCTGCCGGAAATGACAAAGCATTTCGGGGGCAGTGTCTCGGGAATTTCATGGGTAATGAACGGTTATAATTTGGCCTTTGCCGTCTTGATCTTGACCGCTTCCCGGCTTGCGGACCAATTCGGGCGCAGAAAGGTGTTTCTCATCGGCATCGCCTTGTTCACCCTCTCGTCGCTGCTTGCCGGATTTGCGCCGAGTCTCGGGGCATTGATCGTGCTGCGGATCATACAGGGCCTGGCGGGTGCGATTATCGTGCCGGTGACGATTCCGCTGACAACTACGACGTTTCCGAGGGAGCTGCACGGCGCGATTATCGGGATATGGGGAGCCGTCTCAGGCCTGGCGGCGGCCAGCGGGCCGGCGCTCGGAGGAATGCTGATGGAGAAGCTGAACTGGCAGTGGATCTTTTTTGTCAATGTGCCGCTCGGCGTACTGAGCGTGATTCTGACGCTGGTGTTCATTGGAGAATCGAAGGATGCCTCCGCCGGGCGGAGAGTAGACTTTGCGGGCACGCTGTTCATCACTGTAAGTATGTTCTGCCTCGTCTACGGTCTGATCCGGGTCAAGGATTGGGGCTGGACTTCTGCCGCCATTCTGCTGTTCTTTGCCGCCGGTTTGTTATTTCTGCTCCTTTTTCTGTATGCGGAGCGCAAAGGAGCGGAACCGATGCTTCCGCTAGAGCTGTTGAAGATCAAAGTCTTCAACGGAGCGGCGCTGACCCTGCTGATTGTCGGTGCAGGGCTGATGAATATTTCGCTGCTGACCTCGTTTTTTCTGATGCGTATCATGGCTATGACCGATTTGAAGGCAGGTTTGATTCTGTCGATGATGGCCGTCGGCGCGACATTGACCTCGGCTATTTCCGGACCGCTGTCCGGGAAGTACGGAAGCCGGTGGTTCGCCTCGGTAGGCATTCTGGTGCTTGCGGGCGCCACCTATTCTCTCGGAGGACTGTCCTCGTCCTCGCCGGTAAGCGGTATTCTGCTGCGTCTGGCGCTGGCCGGCATCGGCGTCGGCCTCACGATGGCTCCGGTTATGTCGGCGGCGGTGCGCAATGTGCCCGAGGAGAAGGTCGGCATTTCCTCGGGAGTCATCAATATGACCAAGGCGCTTGGCAGCGTGCTCGGCGTGGCCATTATCGTCACCGCGCTCCAGCAGAATCTTGATGATAAGATGGGAGTCGCCCGCAGCAGCGCCGTGCAGATGATTCGGACCGACGCGAAGCTGCTTCCGCAAGTCAAGGAAGCCCTGACGGCATCGCTGCAAAGCGCCGATTCCGGGGGCGAGGGCGGCACGGCTTCGCCCCCTGCGCCGGAAAGCGCGGCGGCGGCGGTCGGCGCGCAGCTTCGGGCTGCCGCTTCCAAGCTTGCGCCTGCGCAGCGTGAGGCGCTTGAGCAAGCGGTGCCCGCCCAATTGCGCGAGGCGGAAGCGCTGGTCGGCCGGATCGGCGCCGAGATGAAGGAGGCGGCCGTGAAGGGATTCAGCCGGACCTTTGCGCTCGCAAGCCTTCTCCTGCTTCCCGGCGTTGCCTTTGCCCTGATCAGCGATCGTTCCCCCCGGCGCAGCGAAAGAGAAATTCCGGCTGCGGAGAAAGGAACGCTGCTCTAA
- a CDS encoding GntR family transcriptional regulator, whose amino-acid sequence MFELDVRSRKPIYEQLTDKIKEMILYSILQPDEQLPSVRTLSAQLTVNPNTIQKAYRELEREGYIYSRAGKGSFVSPAQQGMNAAKRAEVREELLRLMAEAVYLGFTAAEIGELFKLALEKKGEGDQT is encoded by the coding sequence GTGTTCGAACTGGATGTTCGCAGCCGCAAGCCGATTTATGAACAGCTGACGGATAAGATCAAAGAGATGATTCTGTACAGTATTTTGCAGCCTGACGAGCAGTTGCCCTCTGTGCGGACTTTGTCGGCGCAGCTTACCGTGAATCCCAACACAATTCAGAAGGCTTACCGGGAGCTGGAACGGGAAGGCTATATTTATTCCCGGGCGGGAAAAGGCAGCTTCGTCTCCCCGGCGCAGCAGGGTATGAATGCGGCCAAAAGGGCGGAAGTGCGCGAGGAGCTGCTGCGGCTGATGGCGGAAGCCGTGTACCTTGGCTTTACGGCAGCGGAAATTGGCGAGCTGTTCAAGCTGGCTTTGGAGAAAAAAGGAGAGGGGGATCAGACATGA
- a CDS encoding ABC transporter ATP-binding protein codes for MIEIRGVSKIFQDRKAVDGLSLTIHKGNIFGLLGSNGAGKTTLLKTIAGIYEPESGEVRIDGKPVFESPDTKGRVVFMPDFPYFFPQASIMQMADFYKSVYPGWSEDRFQELGNLFPLNPRRKLNRLSKGMRQQAAFWLALSCMPDVLIMDEPLDGLDPVMRRLVKNVLFQEVAERGITVVISSHNLREIEDLCDHIGIMHGGALLIDKELDELKSDTHKVQVAFRDERHEHALTAKLPVLHREQRGSVFLYIVKGDRKRIEEYFRVYDPYVLDLLPLTLEEIFIYEMEGAGYDIAPILL; via the coding sequence ATGATCGAGATACGGGGGGTCAGCAAGATTTTTCAGGACCGGAAGGCGGTCGACGGACTTTCTTTAACGATACATAAAGGAAATATATTCGGGCTGCTCGGCTCGAATGGAGCGGGCAAGACAACGCTGCTTAAGACGATTGCGGGGATCTATGAACCGGAGTCGGGGGAGGTTCGGATAGACGGCAAACCGGTGTTTGAGAGCCCGGACACTAAGGGAAGGGTCGTATTTATGCCGGATTTTCCTTATTTCTTTCCGCAGGCTTCCATCATGCAGATGGCCGACTTCTATAAATCCGTCTATCCGGGCTGGAGCGAGGATCGCTTCCAGGAATTGGGTAATCTGTTTCCGCTGAACCCAAGGCGCAAGCTGAACCGTCTGTCCAAGGGAATGCGGCAGCAGGCCGCTTTTTGGCTGGCGCTCAGCTGTATGCCGGATGTGCTCATTATGGATGAACCGCTTGACGGGCTCGATCCGGTGATGCGGCGGCTGGTTAAAAATGTGCTGTTCCAGGAAGTTGCCGAACGCGGCATTACCGTTGTTATTTCCTCGCATAATCTGCGGGAGATCGAAGACCTCTGCGACCATATCGGCATTATGCACGGCGGAGCCCTATTGATCGATAAGGAGCTTGACGAGCTGAAATCCGACACGCATAAAGTGCAGGTCGCTTTCCGGGACGAACGTCATGAACACGCACTGACGGCCAAGCTGCCGGTGCTTCACCGTGAACAAAGAGGCAGTGTCTTCCTTTATATTGTAAAAGGTGACCGTAAGCGGATCGAGGAGTATTTCCGCGTATACGACCCGTATGTGCTGGATTTGCTGCCGCTGACCCTGGAGGAAATCTTTATTTACGAAATGGAGGGGGCAGGCTATGACATCGCGCCGATTCTTCTTTAA
- a CDS encoding DUF6449 domain-containing protein, with amino-acid sequence MTSRRFFFNSGMIRQNFRQHSWIAIIYFLGLLFGLPLQVFLGGNPDAPPQPVDNLFRASGDLFMVFPLLMPVAAGLLLFRYLQHKGAADAMHSLPLRRRHLLTAQLFSGSVLLLVPVWLTALAAGLVRTWDGNRFLYSGADVWAWGAAVSILTLFLFAVTAFVGICIGLTVLHGIIVYILLLLPAVLSQLALSHFRAYLYGFPDQSGFRHIDNWSPILHMLNVPSSPFTWSELGIYAALTVLLILLSYLLYRKRRTETAGLALAFTYFNPLFKGGVMLCAMLISGTYLADMRTGQTGWALAGYALGAVIGYAVSEMVIRKSWLILDRKLPARFAGYALILGLLLYLPVSPVTGYEARVPDADKITGVYIGDNYYWGYVNPQNAAVSSTDSDTFASPFRGVDPFSSDPAYASAVRKLHEALVQVRPGEGESRYKFSQNTRLYTFAYKLNNGRTMTRQYVVPLAGFEPELKTVMESEGFKRAEYVLPQLDKPLASIQLHSSIREAVISDPAEINEFKALLKKEILNLSFKDQTDDTIPLAYINIIPEESIGRSYSFINYDWKSSYHELGAWLERKGYADRVKVKADDVLSAELAKQSRDEILPNGYTYDPAAHLKFAQEQGRSVIIKDKARINNILEIRRNYTPDEGTYVVLLKYRSGNSDYSRIDAADLTPEIKALLP; translated from the coding sequence ATGACATCGCGCCGATTCTTCTTTAACTCCGGAATGATCCGGCAAAATTTCAGGCAGCACTCATGGATTGCCATCATCTACTTTCTCGGACTGCTGTTCGGGCTGCCGCTGCAAGTGTTTTTGGGCGGGAATCCCGATGCACCGCCGCAGCCGGTGGATAATCTTTTCAGGGCCAGCGGTGACCTGTTCATGGTTTTTCCACTATTGATGCCCGTAGCAGCGGGGTTGCTGCTGTTCCGCTATCTTCAGCATAAGGGAGCGGCGGACGCTATGCATAGCCTTCCTCTGCGCCGCAGACATTTGCTGACGGCCCAATTGTTTAGCGGCTCTGTTCTTTTGCTCGTTCCAGTATGGCTTACGGCGCTTGCCGCCGGACTGGTGCGGACCTGGGATGGGAACAGGTTCCTATACAGTGGAGCGGATGTATGGGCCTGGGGCGCGGCAGTCAGTATTTTGACGCTGTTCCTGTTCGCTGTAACCGCATTTGTCGGGATTTGCATTGGTCTGACTGTGCTGCACGGTATTATCGTATACATTCTGCTGCTTCTGCCGGCCGTGCTGTCCCAATTGGCGCTGTCCCATTTTCGCGCCTACCTATACGGTTTTCCGGACCAGAGCGGCTTTAGACATATAGACAATTGGTCGCCCATTCTTCATATGCTGAACGTGCCCAGCTCGCCGTTTACCTGGAGCGAACTGGGCATATACGCCGCTCTGACCGTCCTGCTCATTCTGCTGTCCTATCTGCTGTACCGGAAGCGGCGGACAGAAACGGCCGGCCTGGCGTTGGCCTTTACGTACTTCAATCCGCTGTTTAAAGGCGGTGTCATGCTGTGCGCTATGCTGATCTCCGGCACGTATTTAGCGGATATGCGCACTGGGCAGACAGGATGGGCCTTGGCGGGCTATGCTCTTGGAGCCGTCATCGGTTACGCCGTATCGGAAATGGTGATCCGTAAATCGTGGCTTATCCTGGACCGGAAGCTGCCCGCCCGGTTTGCGGGGTACGCGCTCATTCTCGGGCTTCTGTTATACCTTCCCGTATCGCCCGTCACGGGTTATGAGGCAAGAGTGCCTGATGCGGACAAGATCACAGGGGTATACATTGGAGACAATTACTACTGGGGTTATGTGAATCCGCAAAACGCAGCCGTAAGTTCCACTGATTCCGATACGTTCGCCAGTCCCTTCCGGGGAGTGGACCCGTTCTCTTCGGACCCGGCTTATGCATCTGCTGTCCGAAAGCTGCATGAAGCGCTTGTGCAGGTCCGGCCGGGCGAGGGGGAGAGCCGGTATAAATTTTCGCAGAACACACGTCTCTATACCTTTGCCTATAAGCTGAACAACGGACGTACGATGACGAGGCAGTATGTTGTGCCGCTGGCCGGGTTCGAGCCTGAACTGAAAACCGTCATGGAATCAGAAGGATTCAAACGGGCCGAGTACGTCCTCCCGCAGCTTGACAAGCCGCTCGCTAGTATTCAATTGCACTCCAGTATCAGGGAAGCCGTCATTTCAGATCCAGCTGAGATCAATGAGTTCAAGGCGCTGTTGAAGAAGGAAATCCTGAACCTGTCCTTTAAAGATCAGACAGACGACACGATACCGCTGGCCTATATCAACATCATCCCGGAAGAGTCGATAGGCCGCTCTTATTCATTCATAAACTATGACTGGAAATCGTCCTACCATGAACTGGGGGCGTGGCTGGAGCGAAAAGGCTATGCGGATCGGGTTAAAGTTAAGGCGGACGATGTACTGTCTGCCGAGCTGGCTAAGCAGAGCAGGGACGAAATCCTTCCGAACGGCTATACGTACGACCCGGCAGCGCATCTTAAGTTTGCACAGGAGCAGGGACGCTCTGTCATTATTAAAGACAAGGCGCGCATTAACAATATTTTGGAGATACGGCGGAATTATACGCCGGATGAGGGAACGTACGTCGTACTCCTGAAATACAGGAGCGGAAACAGCGATTATTCCCGGATTGACGCGGCAGATCTGACGCCTGAGATTAAAGCGCTGCTTCCCTGA
- a CDS encoding mismatch-specific DNA-glycosylase, giving the protein MNPVKDHLDFGLHIVFIGFNPSLRSAEVGHHYANPRNNFWRILHRSGLTPRLYDASEDGELLKLGYGFTNIVARPTRGAEDITREEYREGRDLLRAKLAKYRPHIACFVGKGVYTEFSRRTKAGWGFQEELEPVVDGVREFVAPSSSGLVRMPMEEIIGIYRRLNEAARTDLE; this is encoded by the coding sequence ATGAATCCGGTGAAGGATCATCTCGACTTCGGGCTGCACATTGTATTTATCGGCTTTAACCCAAGCCTTCGGTCGGCAGAAGTCGGCCATCATTATGCGAATCCGCGCAATAACTTCTGGAGAATACTGCACCGCAGCGGACTTACGCCGCGGCTGTACGACGCTTCCGAGGATGGCGAACTGCTGAAGCTCGGCTATGGCTTCACCAATATCGTCGCTCGTCCCACGAGGGGAGCGGAGGATATCACCCGGGAGGAGTACAGGGAAGGGCGTGATCTGCTGCGCGCCAAGCTTGCGAAGTACCGGCCGCACATCGCCTGCTTCGTCGGCAAGGGCGTGTACACGGAATTCAGCCGCAGGACGAAGGCCGGCTGGGGCTTTCAGGAGGAGTTGGAACCGGTGGTGGACGGCGTACGTGAATTTGTCGCGCCGTCCTCAAGCGGCCTGGTGCGGATGCCGATGGAGGAAATCATCGGGATTTACCGCAGGCTGAATGAGGCCGCCCGGACTGACCTGGAATGA
- a CDS encoding MFS transporter, with protein MKKRLATYIIALGVFGIVNTELGVVGILPQISDRFNVSASQAGMLVSMFALIIALSGPFATLLFSGINRKTILGLVVVVFAISNLVSAFSPTYSVLMLCRVFPAFLHPVYFSVAFAAAASSVPKEQSAAAVAKVFTGLTVGMVLGVPITSFIGDRYSLEVAFLFSAIVNMITFIGIVIWIPSMPVEEKLTYGKQLRIMLKPQLWMNIAATCFILAALYSLYSYFAEYLIDVTNMSGRTISFMLVIFGASGIFGNLCAGKFLSKNITVTISVYLLLLGAVYLLIFYAGKYMFPMILIIVIWGAVFAGGLIIGQTWLTSEALEAPEFANSLFVSFANLGVVFGTALGGWFLARMGTHSIVWSGISFLILASVCIGVKIRLFDFKESKSKTGNNSANR; from the coding sequence ATGAAAAAACGGCTTGCAACTTACATTATAGCCTTAGGGGTATTCGGAATCGTTAATACGGAACTTGGAGTGGTTGGTATTTTGCCGCAGATTTCAGATCGATTTAACGTCAGCGCTTCTCAAGCAGGAATGCTGGTAAGCATGTTCGCATTAATTATTGCACTTTCCGGTCCATTTGCGACTTTATTATTTTCAGGCATCAATCGCAAGACTATATTAGGTTTAGTAGTTGTTGTCTTTGCCATCTCTAATCTTGTTTCGGCATTTTCTCCTACATACTCGGTATTAATGCTTTGCAGGGTCTTTCCTGCTTTTCTCCACCCGGTCTATTTTTCAGTTGCCTTTGCAGCTGCCGCAAGTTCCGTTCCAAAAGAGCAAAGCGCCGCGGCGGTCGCCAAAGTATTTACAGGTCTAACGGTAGGCATGGTTTTGGGCGTACCAATTACATCGTTTATTGGAGATCGATATTCTCTTGAAGTTGCGTTTCTTTTCTCGGCTATTGTAAATATGATTACGTTTATTGGTATTGTCATTTGGATTCCATCCATGCCGGTTGAGGAGAAGTTAACCTACGGCAAGCAGTTGAGAATTATGCTTAAACCGCAATTATGGATGAACATCGCAGCCACTTGCTTTATTCTTGCAGCCCTGTATTCTCTTTATTCTTATTTTGCCGAGTATCTTATCGATGTGACGAACATGAGCGGCAGAACCATTAGTTTTATGTTAGTCATTTTTGGAGCGAGCGGGATCTTTGGCAATCTATGCGCAGGCAAGTTTTTGAGTAAAAATATAACTGTAACCATCTCTGTATATCTTCTGCTGCTTGGAGCTGTCTATTTACTTATATTTTATGCTGGAAAATATATGTTTCCAATGATCCTGATCATCGTTATATGGGGAGCTGTTTTTGCAGGCGGTCTTATCATAGGTCAAACTTGGCTTACCTCAGAAGCTTTGGAAGCCCCGGAATTTGCTAATAGCTTATTTGTATCCTTTGCAAATTTAGGCGTAGTGTTCGGTACTGCTTTGGGCGGTTGGTTTCTAGCGAGGATGGGAACGCATTCAATCGTTTGGAGCGGTATATCGTTCTTAATACTAGCTTCCGTGTGTATTGGAGTGAAAATAAGGCTATTTGACTTTAAGGAGTCTAAATCTAAGACCGGCAATAACTCGGCAAACCGATAA
- a CDS encoding MerR family transcriptional regulator translates to MKKLLTIRQVAEITKLSVHTLRYYEHIGLLSSIGRDKNGYRCYSSEDITWIEFLTRLKATGMSIHKMIEIAELRRQGDSTLNARRVLMEEHYQEVQKQIADLQKNLDLLAHKIVIYKEMETIYELGQNNNECEE, encoded by the coding sequence ATGAAAAAATTGCTGACTATCCGGCAAGTCGCTGAGATCACCAAGCTTAGTGTCCACACGCTTCGTTATTACGAGCATATTGGTCTTCTTAGTTCCATTGGCCGCGACAAAAACGGTTACCGTTGTTACTCGTCCGAAGATATTACCTGGATTGAATTTCTGACCCGACTTAAAGCCACAGGAATGTCAATCCATAAAATGATTGAAATCGCCGAGTTAAGGAGGCAGGGCGATTCAACTTTAAACGCCAGAAGGGTTCTCATGGAAGAACATTATCAAGAAGTTCAAAAGCAGATAGCCGACCTGCAAAAAAACCTCGACCTGCTTGCACATAAAATTGTTATCTATAAGGAAATGGAGACTATTTATGAACTCGGACAAAACAACAATGAATGTGAAGAATAA
- a CDS encoding YjjG family noncanonical pyrimidine nucleotidase, translating into MKYDVILFDADDTLFDYDQSESYALREAFKQFGMPEGFDNCGSTYKVINKGLWRDLELGLISSDALRVERFTRLFAAHELELDPESFSAAYLFHLGAGTGTFLIEGAAEICRELSGCRLAVITNGIKEVQYSRIQDSPLRDTFAHIIISEEVGSQKPEPGIFDHAFAKLGLTPEDKPGVLIVGDTLTSDIQGGISYGIDTCWFNPRGKSGDPGITPTYEIKALSELLNIVGVE; encoded by the coding sequence GTGAAATATGATGTTATTCTGTTCGACGCTGATGACACGCTGTTCGATTACGATCAGTCGGAAAGCTATGCGCTGAGGGAAGCTTTTAAACAGTTCGGCATGCCGGAGGGCTTCGATAACTGCGGATCTACATACAAAGTAATCAACAAGGGGCTGTGGAGGGATTTGGAGCTCGGGCTGATTTCCTCCGACGCACTGCGCGTGGAACGGTTTACCCGGCTGTTTGCCGCACATGAGCTTGAGCTGGACCCCGAGTCCTTCAGCGCGGCATACCTGTTCCATCTGGGAGCGGGGACCGGAACCTTCCTGATTGAGGGAGCGGCGGAGATATGCAGAGAATTATCCGGCTGCCGTCTTGCGGTGATTACGAACGGCATTAAAGAGGTTCAGTATTCGCGCATTCAAGACTCCCCGCTGCGGGATACGTTCGCGCATATCATCATTTCAGAGGAAGTCGGAAGCCAGAAGCCGGAGCCGGGTATTTTCGATCACGCGTTTGCCAAGCTTGGACTCACACCCGAAGACAAGCCTGGCGTGCTGATCGTCGGCGATACCCTGACATCGGACATTCAGGGCGGCATTTCGTATGGCATCGACACCTGCTGGTTCAACCCGCGCGGGAAATCCGGAGACCCCGGGATTACTCCGACCTATGAAATCAAGGCCTTGTCCGAACTGCTGAACATTGTAGGAGTCGAGTAG